A portion of the uncultured Draconibacterium sp. genome contains these proteins:
- a CDS encoding 1-acyl-sn-glycerol-3-phosphate acyltransferase → MKGICKFLLKLMGWTVVGDQAPVNKCIIIGAPHTSAWDFVISWLFYTSKGAVANILIKREFFFWPLGYFVRKMGGLPIDRSKGANVIRQTIQLINKRDYIHLALTPEGTRSLNKRWKGGFHIIAKETGIPVYLGYFDWGRKEISVGEPFELSDSAQDDIKRMKDFYREKGIKGKFPEMFTTEY, encoded by the coding sequence ATGAAAGGAATTTGCAAATTCTTGCTAAAACTAATGGGCTGGACCGTTGTTGGGGACCAGGCTCCGGTTAATAAATGTATTATAATCGGCGCACCACATACCAGCGCCTGGGATTTTGTTATTTCGTGGTTGTTTTACACCTCAAAAGGCGCGGTTGCCAATATTCTAATAAAAAGGGAATTTTTCTTTTGGCCACTGGGGTATTTTGTACGAAAAATGGGAGGTCTACCTATCGATCGCTCAAAAGGAGCAAATGTTATTCGCCAAACAATTCAGCTGATAAATAAACGAGATTATATTCATTTGGCATTAACGCCTGAAGGAACACGAAGTTTGAATAAACGATGGAAAGGAGGTTTTCATATCATTGCCAAAGAAACCGGAATTCCGGTGTATCTGGGGTATTTTGATTGGGGACGAAAAGAAATTTCGGTTGGCGAGCCATTTGAGCTTTCAGATAGTGCACAAGACGATATTAAACGCATGAAAGATTTTTACCGCGAAAAAGGTATAAAAGGGAAGTTTCCTGAAATGTTTACCACTGAATATTAG
- a CDS encoding DUF4268 domain-containing protein: protein MYSKEELRQLKIDFWQLFDKRCSVHPELKYRKRKWVLHKTKIKGVALRFDVSREDALVILELGNRNENKRLKAYEFLERYKPVIEEGFEEGLQWEFFHERQDSDAEVCRIFTRLEGVDFHRQNQWPDIYNFFIDNMLKLERNFLEIRDLLQQELK, encoded by the coding sequence ATGTATTCAAAAGAGGAATTAAGACAACTAAAAATTGATTTCTGGCAGCTGTTTGACAAGCGATGCAGTGTGCATCCGGAATTAAAATACAGGAAGCGAAAGTGGGTGCTTCATAAAACAAAAATAAAGGGTGTGGCACTACGTTTTGATGTGAGCCGCGAAGATGCTTTGGTTATTCTTGAGTTGGGCAACCGAAATGAAAACAAAAGATTAAAAGCCTATGAATTCCTTGAAAGATACAAACCCGTTATTGAAGAGGGTTTTGAAGAGGGTTTGCAATGGGAGTTCTTTCACGAACGGCAGGATAGTGACGCTGAAGTATGCCGCATTTTTACCCGGTTAGAAGGTGTCGACTTTCATCGTCAAAATCAATGGCCCGACATTTACAATTTTTTTATCGACAACATGTTAAAGCTTGAACGCAATTTTCTCGAAATAAGAGACCTCTTGCAACAAGAATTAAAATAA
- a CDS encoding SusC/RagA family TonB-linked outer membrane protein: MKKIALMLLGIALFGVLVVEAQVKSITGTVTSSDDGMGIPGVSVSVKGTTIGTVTNLDGVYQMEVPADAAALIFSFVGMKTQEVEISGSSIDVVMEADLVGLDEVVVVGYGTATRQSFVGTAKTIKSENIKSKSISNVSQSLSGEVAGVSVINTSGQPGSTATIRIRGFGSVNGNRDPLYVVDGVPYSGSLNAINPNDIESTTILKDATATAIYGSRGANGVILITTKSGMDGESVIEADIKYGVNVSGIPRHDVIKSPEDYIGLSWESMYNRGVATGQADPVAYANDNLFSGSGINPQYNMWNVNSGADLIDPVTRTVLPGVTRKYDPENWEDYGFQSSNRTEANLTFRGGSEKTKYFTSVGYLKDVGYIINSDFERYNAAINLETEVKPWLTTSARMTYAITETNNNGQSTDSGSIFWFVDNIPSIFPLFLRDESGAIVEDQIFGGNQYDYGNGRAFGALTNSIADAHYDRSRTNQHQATGSFSANIKIMEGLTVENTFGAQYYMQKYNNLNNPFYGSAAGQGGSIYKRDIQMFTYNVLNLIRYRTEFGEHSIEALAAHEANFWERKRNTASKSKAVHPDIDDLNNFVIVSSPPTSYTDEVNLESYFGQVNYNYMNRYYLSASVRRDGTSRFIGDNKWDNFGSVGASWVVSEESFMANVPMLDYLKVKASYGVVGEQQGVGFYPAINTYNVNNLNDEISISARDVGNPELTWETSKMFQTGIEFAIGEYVDGSFDYYMKNTDNLVFDRRVGPSVGYAMITVNDGRLRNSGFEFDLTGHIIRQSDYTLDVTLNGEMLNNEIIDMPIDPATDLPKVIDIGGRFGRAEGHSLFDFYIREWAGVDPADGASMWKQSYYDENGNGALDAGEGITSLYEYQQENPDHVISETTTKSYSTATNKFIGKSSIPKVRGAFRVNASVKKFTLSAQFLYSLGGYSYDFVYAALMDNDPIGNNNWSTDIFDRWQKPGDVTNVPRLSNGYDTNVASTSTRFVTKADYLSLNNVRLGYDFSSLVRQWGISGLTLFVSGDNLFLLTARDGFNPATSETGTSDWYTYNPLTTYTMGLNVKF, from the coding sequence ATGAAAAAAATTGCGCTAATGCTATTGGGCATTGCCTTGTTTGGCGTGCTTGTGGTTGAAGCACAGGTAAAAAGTATCACCGGTACTGTAACTAGTTCCGACGATGGTATGGGGATACCTGGTGTTTCAGTAAGTGTTAAAGGTACCACAATTGGTACAGTTACGAACCTTGATGGTGTGTATCAGATGGAAGTTCCTGCTGATGCTGCTGCGTTGATTTTCTCGTTTGTGGGTATGAAAACGCAGGAAGTTGAGATTAGTGGCTCATCAATTGACGTGGTAATGGAAGCTGACCTTGTTGGTTTGGATGAAGTTGTGGTAGTAGGTTATGGTACTGCAACACGCCAATCGTTTGTTGGTACAGCAAAAACAATTAAAAGTGAAAACATTAAAAGTAAGTCGATCTCCAATGTTTCACAGTCACTTTCGGGTGAGGTTGCAGGTGTAAGTGTTATCAACACTTCAGGACAGCCTGGTTCAACCGCCACAATTCGTATTCGTGGATTCGGTTCGGTTAATGGTAACCGCGATCCTTTATACGTAGTTGATGGAGTTCCTTATTCTGGATCATTGAATGCAATTAACCCGAATGACATTGAATCAACTACTATTCTGAAAGATGCGACTGCAACAGCTATTTATGGTTCGCGTGGTGCAAACGGTGTAATCTTAATTACTACCAAATCAGGTATGGACGGAGAAAGTGTTATTGAAGCCGATATTAAATACGGTGTAAACGTAAGTGGAATTCCTCGCCACGATGTTATTAAGTCGCCTGAAGATTACATCGGTTTATCTTGGGAATCAATGTACAACCGTGGTGTTGCAACCGGTCAGGCTGACCCTGTTGCTTATGCTAACGACAATTTATTCTCAGGTAGTGGTATTAATCCACAATATAATATGTGGAATGTGAACAGCGGTGCTGATTTAATTGACCCGGTAACAAGAACTGTTCTTCCTGGTGTAACCAGAAAGTATGATCCTGAAAACTGGGAAGATTATGGTTTCCAAAGTTCAAACCGCACAGAAGCTAACCTTACTTTCCGTGGTGGTTCAGAAAAAACAAAATACTTTACTTCAGTAGGGTATTTGAAAGATGTGGGTTACATTATCAACTCTGATTTTGAACGTTACAATGCTGCTATTAACCTGGAAACAGAAGTTAAACCATGGTTGACAACATCAGCACGTATGACTTATGCGATTACCGAAACCAATAATAATGGTCAATCTACAGACTCAGGTAGTATTTTCTGGTTTGTAGATAATATTCCTTCAATTTTCCCATTATTCCTTCGTGATGAAAGTGGAGCAATTGTTGAAGATCAAATTTTTGGTGGTAATCAATATGATTACGGTAATGGTCGTGCTTTTGGTGCTTTAACCAACTCTATTGCAGATGCACATTACGATAGAAGTCGTACAAATCAGCATCAGGCAACTGGAAGTTTCAGTGCTAACATCAAAATTATGGAAGGATTAACCGTTGAAAATACTTTTGGTGCACAATATTACATGCAAAAATACAACAACCTGAATAACCCATTTTATGGTTCAGCAGCCGGACAAGGCGGTTCTATCTATAAAAGAGATATTCAGATGTTTACATACAACGTACTTAATCTTATCCGTTACCGTACCGAATTTGGTGAGCATTCAATAGAAGCGCTCGCTGCACACGAAGCCAACTTCTGGGAAAGAAAAAGAAACACTGCAAGCAAATCGAAAGCAGTTCACCCTGACATTGACGATTTAAACAACTTTGTAATTGTTTCTTCTCCTCCAACTTCATATACTGATGAAGTAAACCTGGAAAGTTATTTCGGACAGGTTAACTACAACTACATGAACCGTTACTATTTATCAGCATCAGTTCGTCGCGACGGAACTTCTCGTTTTATTGGCGACAACAAATGGGATAACTTTGGTTCTGTAGGTGCATCGTGGGTTGTGTCTGAAGAGTCGTTTATGGCAAATGTACCAATGCTCGACTACTTAAAAGTTAAAGCAAGTTATGGTGTTGTTGGTGAACAACAAGGTGTTGGATTCTATCCAGCAATTAATACTTACAATGTTAACAACCTGAATGATGAGATTTCAATTTCGGCGCGCGACGTTGGTAACCCTGAACTAACCTGGGAAACATCAAAAATGTTCCAAACAGGAATTGAATTCGCTATTGGCGAATATGTTGATGGATCATTCGACTACTATATGAAAAATACCGACAACCTGGTATTCGACCGTAGGGTAGGACCTTCAGTTGGTTATGCAATGATTACAGTTAATGATGGTCGTTTACGTAACAGTGGTTTCGAATTTGATTTAACAGGACATATCATCCGTCAGTCTGATTATACATTAGACGTAACATTAAACGGTGAGATGTTGAATAACGAAATTATTGATATGCCAATTGACCCTGCAACCGACTTGCCAAAAGTTATTGATATAGGTGGTCGTTTTGGTCGTGCGGAAGGACATTCATTATTTGATTTCTACATCAGAGAGTGGGCCGGTGTTGATCCTGCCGACGGTGCATCAATGTGGAAACAAAGTTACTATGACGAAAATGGAAACGGTGCTTTGGATGCCGGTGAAGGAATTACTTCATTATACGAGTACCAACAGGAAAATCCTGATCATGTGATCAGCGAAACTACTACAAAATCGTATTCAACAGCAACGAATAAATTTATCGGAAAATCATCTATTCCTAAAGTACGTGGAGCTTTCCGTGTTAATGCCAGCGTTAAAAAATTCACTTTAAGTGCACAGTTCTTGTATAGCTTAGGTGGTTATTCATACGACTTTGTATATGCTGCATTGATGGATAATGATCCTATCGGTAATAATAACTGGTCAACTGATATTTTTGACAGATGGCAAAAACCTGGTGACGTAACTAACGTTCCTCGTTTATCAAACGGATACGATACGAACGTTGCAAGTACATCAACACGTTTTGTAACAAAAGCTGATTATTTAAGCCTTAACAACGTTCGTTTAGGTTACGACTTCTCTAGCCTGGTTAGACAATGGGGTATCTCAGGATTAACATTGTTTGTATCGGGTGATAACCTGTTCTTATTAACTGCCCGCGATGGTTTCAACCCGGCAACATCAGAAACAGGTACTTCTGATTGGTATACTTATAATCCGTTGACTACGTATACAATGGGATTAAACGTAAAATTCTAA
- a CDS encoding CYTH domain-containing protein, which produces MIEIERKFLVDTNKWSPKDDGNPIVQGYLSTDKERVVRVRIKGKKAWLTIKGKTNGISRIEMEYEIPLNEAEILMNLCHDFPIRKKRYVEEIDGMIWEIDVFEDKNNGLVLAEVELSDENQKVKLPNWILTEVSNDHRYFNAWLSEHPYTSW; this is translated from the coding sequence ATGATTGAAATCGAGCGGAAATTTCTTGTCGATACCAACAAGTGGAGTCCTAAAGATGATGGAAATCCGATTGTGCAGGGATACCTTTCAACTGATAAAGAAAGAGTTGTGCGGGTGCGGATTAAAGGCAAGAAAGCCTGGTTAACAATTAAGGGCAAAACAAATGGGATTTCGCGTATTGAGATGGAGTACGAAATACCGTTGAACGAGGCCGAAATTCTGATGAATTTGTGTCATGATTTTCCGATTCGTAAAAAACGATATGTCGAAGAAATTGATGGAATGATTTGGGAAATTGATGTGTTTGAGGATAAGAATAACGGGCTTGTTTTGGCAGAAGTGGAATTATCGGACGAAAATCAAAAAGTAAAACTGCCAAACTGGATATTGACGGAAGTAAGTAACGATCATCGTTATTTTAATGCGTGGTTATCGGAACATCCGTATACAAGTTGGTAA
- a CDS encoding SRPBCC domain-containing protein, translating into MKDLKRYYTITADPKDVYNALTNEKMLEIWTGETAVMPLEPNSEFSLWGGSISGVNVEFEQDKKIVQKWFFGEEEDSLVTIKLHPHKKGTSIELRQTNIPDDAFENISDGWDEDYFGALNELFI; encoded by the coding sequence ATGAAAGACTTAAAACGTTATTACACAATTACAGCCGACCCGAAAGATGTTTACAACGCTTTAACCAACGAAAAGATGCTGGAAATTTGGACGGGAGAAACGGCAGTTATGCCGCTGGAACCAAACTCTGAGTTTTCGTTGTGGGGCGGAAGTATTTCAGGAGTGAATGTTGAATTTGAACAAGATAAAAAGATTGTTCAGAAATGGTTTTTTGGCGAAGAGGAAGATTCGTTAGTTACTATAAAATTGCATCCGCATAAAAAAGGAACAAGCATTGAATTGCGTCAAACCAATATTCCGGATGATGCTTTTGAAAACATTTCAGATGGTTGGGATGAAGATTACTTTGGCGCTTTAAACGAACTGTTTATTTAG
- a CDS encoding DUF5686 and carboxypeptidase regulatory-like domain-containing protein produces the protein MYTQKLKLTDRKLSVCFTAVLLFTHFFAGSQVLSGKITDEQKQPVPYATVYISETRQGTTSNTNGDFSFNLPKGNYHLTVRSMGYEKHEKSVSLQTDSLYLPITLPTQNFELAEIKVFPGDEDPAYFIMRKAIAKAPYYRKKIKHYNADLYIKANFAFSNIPNLIKKQEVEDGRKFKDYFKENVTYVIESQNRITFDYPDQYDQKVISKKSSLTGFDEPPVMGLMTASFYDERPNEVVSPLSVLALKHYNFIYEGFITVGDYDVFKIRVTPKRKSDELVEGFIYIVDRLWCIYNLDFSSSFEFFNYHIKQQFENLGEGNWMPVSHNINGDFGMLGLRGNFYYGASVKYDSIVNNYTEIQYDDIETTAQTNTVRTAREPGEKEQKLVEELNLLNAKEELSNADVKKAARLNRKILKEQYNDSTIVAPKFGTYNISENKDSLQTDIAWDTVRSIPLTQAEIESYRISDSLKLREKGVSNDTIPGNKNSKQFLGNLLAGAYDICKDSTIRVSYDGLLSPINFDFNAVDGYKYRQEFRIRFLVDSTKRIYITPQLGYALNRKALFGSINTQFVNFMANGNQISIYAGKQSSDFKSGFEAITPAVNAISSWFFGDNYIRLYESEFLKLGFAQRFKTNFRFYANAGYEHFYPLENNISFPLSDYKDFEPNIPGNFSVDDPELTEQKSFSYSFGLNYRKRQQKPWLEESPFLFIDDFYEFDLSFKRGVPDIFGSDADFRHLDFSFRQQANLSPSKAIDWRLNIGHYFTDKQMHFSQFKHFRTTEIPVMMRPFTHRFQLVNDYAISTNESYLSVMTEYKSEYILLRYLSVFNKRTWSESIHLNYLTTPDYNNYCEIGYSLNNLFFAGNVGVFAGFNESDFESVQIKLSISAFD, from the coding sequence ATGTATACCCAAAAATTGAAATTAACCGACAGAAAACTGTCAGTATGTTTTACTGCAGTTTTACTCTTTACTCATTTTTTTGCCGGCAGCCAGGTGCTAAGTGGAAAAATAACAGATGAGCAAAAGCAGCCGGTACCTTACGCTACTGTCTACATTTCTGAGACGCGCCAGGGCACAACATCAAACACAAACGGAGATTTTAGCTTTAACCTGCCTAAAGGAAATTACCACTTAACGGTACGATCGATGGGTTACGAAAAGCATGAAAAATCCGTAAGTCTGCAAACTGACAGTTTATACCTACCCATAACTTTACCCACTCAGAATTTTGAACTGGCCGAAATTAAAGTGTTTCCGGGCGATGAAGACCCCGCCTACTTTATTATGCGAAAAGCCATAGCTAAAGCACCTTATTACCGTAAAAAAATAAAACATTATAATGCAGATTTATACATAAAAGCCAATTTTGCTTTTAGCAACATTCCTAACCTGATTAAAAAGCAGGAAGTGGAGGACGGACGCAAATTTAAAGACTACTTTAAAGAGAATGTAACTTACGTAATCGAATCGCAAAACCGTATTACGTTCGATTATCCCGACCAATACGATCAAAAAGTAATTAGCAAAAAAAGTTCGTTAACAGGATTTGACGAACCTCCGGTGATGGGATTAATGACTGCCAGTTTTTACGATGAGCGACCAAACGAAGTAGTTTCGCCACTCTCGGTACTGGCCCTAAAACATTATAACTTTATATACGAAGGCTTTATAACCGTTGGCGATTACGATGTATTTAAAATCAGGGTTACCCCCAAACGAAAAAGCGATGAGCTGGTAGAGGGGTTTATTTATATTGTCGATCGGCTATGGTGCATTTACAACCTCGATTTTAGTTCGAGTTTCGAGTTCTTTAACTACCACATTAAACAACAATTTGAGAATTTAGGAGAAGGAAACTGGATGCCCGTTTCGCACAATATAAACGGCGATTTCGGTATGTTAGGACTGCGTGGTAATTTCTACTATGGCGCATCGGTTAAGTACGATTCAATAGTAAATAACTACACCGAAATACAATATGATGACATAGAAACTACTGCTCAAACAAATACGGTAAGAACAGCGCGAGAACCCGGTGAAAAAGAACAAAAACTGGTTGAGGAGTTAAACCTGCTGAATGCGAAAGAAGAATTAAGCAATGCTGATGTTAAAAAGGCTGCTCGCCTGAATCGGAAAATATTAAAAGAACAATACAACGATTCTACGATTGTGGCACCGAAATTCGGCACTTATAATATTTCGGAGAATAAAGATTCCCTGCAAACAGACATTGCCTGGGATACCGTGAGAAGCATTCCGTTAACACAAGCCGAGATTGAAAGTTACCGTATTTCAGATTCGCTAAAACTACGCGAAAAAGGTGTTTCGAATGATACCATTCCGGGCAACAAAAATTCCAAACAGTTTTTAGGCAATTTGCTGGCCGGTGCTTACGATATTTGCAAAGATTCAACTATACGGGTAAGTTACGACGGGTTACTATCGCCCATAAATTTCGATTTTAATGCCGTAGACGGTTATAAATACAGGCAGGAGTTCCGCATCCGTTTTTTAGTCGATTCAACCAAACGCATATATATTACGCCACAATTGGGATATGCACTTAACCGGAAAGCTTTGTTCGGAAGTATTAATACCCAATTTGTTAACTTCATGGCAAATGGAAATCAGATTAGTATTTATGCTGGAAAACAAAGCAGCGATTTTAAAAGTGGATTCGAAGCGATTACTCCGGCGGTGAATGCCATCAGTTCGTGGTTTTTTGGCGATAACTACATACGTTTGTACGAAAGCGAATTTCTGAAACTGGGATTTGCTCAGCGTTTTAAAACCAATTTCAGATTTTATGCCAATGCCGGATATGAGCATTTTTATCCGCTGGAAAACAATATTTCGTTTCCGCTATCGGATTACAAAGATTTTGAACCGAACATTCCGGGTAATTTTTCGGTTGATGACCCTGAACTTACAGAACAGAAAAGCTTTAGCTACAGTTTTGGCTTAAACTATCGAAAAAGACAACAAAAACCATGGCTTGAAGAATCACCATTTTTATTTATTGATGATTTCTATGAGTTCGACCTGTCTTTTAAGAGAGGCGTTCCCGATATATTTGGATCAGACGCAGACTTTAGGCACCTCGATTTTTCTTTCCGCCAACAGGCAAACCTCTCGCCAAGCAAGGCAATTGACTGGCGATTAAATATCGGTCACTATTTTACCGACAAACAAATGCATTTTTCGCAATTCAAGCATTTCCGCACCACCGAAATTCCGGTGATGATGCGCCCGTTTACCCACCGATTTCAATTGGTTAACGATTATGCCATCAGCACCAACGAAAGCTATTTGAGTGTAATGACCGAATACAAATCGGAATATATTCTGCTAAGGTATCTATCCGTTTTTAACAAACGCACCTGGAGCGAAAGCATACATTTAAATTATCTTACTACGCCGGATTATAATAATTACTGTGAAATTGGCTACAGTTTAAATAACCTTTTCTTTGCCGGCAATGTTGGCGTTTTTGCCGGATTTAACGAGAGCGACTTTGAAAGCGTGCAGATAAAATTAAGTATTTCGGCTTTCGACTAA
- a CDS encoding HDIG domain-containing metalloprotein has translation MITRDEALEMLKSHVQAENMLKHSLASEAVLRAMAKHLGKNEEEWGIAGLLHDIDVEITNADPYTHGPYAEQLLKGKITDEMLDAIIMHNEVATGKDRSTEFQHALAAGETITGLITATTLVYPDKKLSSVKTKSVTKRMKQKAFAASVKRENILECEKIGIPLPDFADLAVNAMRSISNDLGL, from the coding sequence ATGATTACACGAGACGAAGCGTTGGAGATGCTAAAATCGCATGTACAGGCTGAAAATATGTTAAAGCACAGTCTTGCATCGGAAGCAGTGCTGCGAGCAATGGCGAAGCACCTGGGCAAAAATGAAGAAGAATGGGGCATCGCAGGTTTGTTGCACGATATTGATGTGGAAATTACAAATGCCGATCCATACACGCACGGACCATATGCAGAACAATTGTTGAAAGGAAAAATAACCGACGAAATGCTCGATGCAATTATTATGCATAACGAAGTGGCAACCGGAAAAGACCGCTCAACAGAATTTCAGCATGCGCTGGCTGCGGGCGAAACAATTACCGGGTTAATTACAGCAACCACTTTGGTTTACCCCGATAAAAAGCTGTCAAGTGTAAAAACCAAATCAGTAACCAAACGAATGAAACAAAAAGCTTTTGCAGCCTCAGTAAAACGTGAGAATATTTTAGAGTGTGAGAAAATTGGTATTCCTCTCCCCGACTTTGCAGATTTGGCGGTAAACGCAATGCGCTCAATAAGCAACGACCTGGGCTTGTAA
- a CDS encoding DUF3078 domain-containing protein produces MFSEKGKIFLFILFLTGFSKLLIAQNSSSEDELLRQNIQVLRSYFIENNNWHVVKKEVGTDVNALLHFIEDQPIEDILHNLNDTQRVAGNYVMRLPENVEDSLSVPGYVPYADQQMEVQIIESEYRASVKPEDIAVPPAIIREAEKEVKQVPEGEGMTLFADSVYTFPDELYIPEVIPDSVLNSPNLFNDLVRRDSLRREYIEQKRVFYNDSVKADYISKIVSVYRAEKYNENLQYRIKRYKDEVKLSNYYTLKAYNDEVVAQVNDSIKAVLNVLMNYADHIDTMNLSMVNLYGESENILLENGAERYTRIWLKNEQNDSLAVMVKNTDKRTVQMLIDDGVTFSRFKEKQTKDFDFESLKPDFNKFNGVGKSYELETPWNIAGDGSIGLTQTYLDNWKKGGKSSLALLMVLKGSANYSSKDGKVKWENSAEFRNGWIRPGGDESELQKNDDKFEITTRYGLSAFKKWYYSAELNFNTQLFRGYNYPKEENPEVLSAFLSPSKTYLKIGLDYKPSKNLSLFLSPLTMKNVYVRDTALVDPTNFSIQEGRKAFWEPGLNADLKYKVDITDDISYETKYKMFINYKDPLTKFDLNWENNFKMQLNSYIDMRLMFHFIYDDDVKFPVYNADGEKTGDKPKLQVKEFFTIGFSYKINRKVMRTHRIR; encoded by the coding sequence ATGTTCTCAGAAAAAGGGAAGATCTTTTTATTTATTCTATTTCTTACCGGCTTCTCAAAACTTTTAATCGCGCAAAACTCTTCAAGTGAAGATGAACTTTTGCGCCAAAATATACAGGTTTTAAGAAGCTATTTTATTGAAAACAACAATTGGCACGTTGTTAAGAAAGAAGTTGGCACCGATGTAAACGCTTTGTTGCACTTTATTGAAGACCAACCTATCGAAGACATTCTTCATAATTTGAACGACACGCAGCGTGTTGCCGGGAATTATGTTATGCGATTGCCTGAAAATGTGGAGGATAGTCTGAGTGTGCCCGGTTATGTGCCATACGCCGATCAGCAAATGGAGGTTCAAATTATTGAATCGGAATACCGGGCAAGCGTTAAACCTGAAGATATAGCAGTGCCGCCTGCAATTATTCGTGAAGCAGAAAAGGAAGTTAAACAAGTGCCCGAAGGTGAAGGAATGACACTATTTGCCGACTCTGTTTATACTTTCCCTGATGAACTTTATATTCCTGAAGTTATTCCTGACTCAGTTTTGAATTCTCCTAATTTGTTTAACGATCTTGTGCGGCGAGACAGTCTGCGCAGGGAATATATTGAACAGAAACGGGTATTTTATAACGACTCGGTAAAGGCCGATTATATTAGCAAAATTGTAAGTGTTTACCGCGCTGAAAAATACAATGAAAACCTGCAATACCGTATAAAAAGGTATAAAGACGAAGTAAAACTAAGTAATTATTACACCTTAAAAGCCTACAACGATGAAGTTGTTGCCCAGGTAAACGACTCAATTAAAGCGGTTTTAAATGTTTTAATGAATTATGCCGACCATATTGACACGATGAATTTGTCGATGGTGAATTTGTATGGTGAATCGGAAAATATTTTGTTGGAAAACGGTGCCGAACGATACACTCGAATTTGGTTAAAAAACGAGCAAAATGATTCGTTGGCCGTTATGGTAAAAAACACCGATAAACGTACGGTGCAAATGTTAATTGACGACGGCGTTACCTTCTCGCGATTCAAAGAGAAACAAACAAAAGATTTTGATTTCGAGAGTTTAAAACCGGACTTTAACAAATTTAATGGTGTAGGAAAAAGTTACGAGTTGGAAACGCCTTGGAACATTGCCGGCGACGGTAGTATTGGGCTAACTCAAACCTACCTTGATAACTGGAAAAAAGGGGGTAAAAGCTCGTTGGCCTTGTTGATGGTTTTAAAAGGTTCGGCAAATTATTCAAGCAAAGACGGTAAAGTAAAATGGGAAAACTCTGCGGAGTTTCGCAATGGCTGGATAAGACCGGGTGGCGACGAGTCGGAATTACAAAAGAACGATGATAAATTTGAAATTACCACGCGCTATGGTTTAAGTGCATTTAAAAAGTGGTACTACAGTGCCGAGCTGAACTTTAATACCCAGTTATTCCGTGGCTATAATTACCCTAAAGAAGAAAATCCGGAGGTGCTGTCTGCTTTCCTGTCTCCTTCAAAAACGTATTTAAAAATTGGTTTGGATTACAAGCCCAGTAAAAACTTATCGTTGTTTCTGTCGCCGCTAACCATGAAAAACGTTTATGTTCGCGACACCGCATTGGTCGATCCTACAAATTTTAGTATTCAGGAAGGAAGAAAAGCATTTTGGGAGCCGGGTTTAAATGCCGATTTAAAATACAAGGTTGATATTACGGATGACATTTCGTATGAAACCAAATACAAAATGTTTATCAACTATAAAGATCCGCTAACCAAGTTCGACCTTAACTGGGAAAATAATTTTAAAATGCAGCTCAACTCATACATCGATATGCGTTTGATGTTCCATTTTATTTATGATGATGATGTGAAATTTCCTGTTTACAATGCCGATGGCGAAAAAACCGGCGATAAACCAAAACTGCAGGTGAAAGAATTTTTCACCATCGGGTTTTCGTATAAAATTAATCGCAAGGTAATGCGCACACATCGGATTAGATAA